From one Lycium ferocissimum isolate CSIRO_LF1 chromosome 7, AGI_CSIRO_Lferr_CH_V1, whole genome shotgun sequence genomic stretch:
- the LOC132064683 gene encoding probable protein phosphatase 2C 10, whose translation MDNLCCFNSKFSQLAGGRSSCSSGKGRSNQGPAKYGFSLVKGKASHPMEDYHVAKFVQLHGHELGLFAIYDGHLGDSVPAYLQKHLFSNILNEEDFRNDPHRAILKAYERTDQAILSHNPDLGRGGSTAVTAILINGRTLWVANVGDSRAVLSRRGQAIQLSIDHEPNTERGDIENRGGFVSNMPGDVARVNGQLAVSRAFGDKNLKSHLSSDPDVTNADVDADTDILILASDGLWKVMSNQEAVDIVRKVKDPQKAAKQLAVEALVRESKDDISCIVIRFKG comes from the exons ATGGATAATTTATGCTGCTTCAATTCAAAGTTCTCGCAG CTTGCAGGAGGACGGTCATCATGTAGCTCTGGCAAAGGAAGAAGCAATCAAGGGCCTGCCAAGTATGGCTTTAGCCTGGTTAAGGGGAAAGCTAGTCATCCCATGGAGGATTACCATGTTGCTAAATTTGTCCAGTTGCATGGACATGAACTAGGACTTTTTGCTATTTATGATGGGCATTTGGGAGATAGTGTGCCTGCCTATTTACAAAAGCATTTGTTTTCCAATATCTTAAACGAG GAGGATTTTCGGAATGACCCTCATAGGGCAATCTTAAAAGCATATGAGAGAACAGATCAGGCTATTCTTTCACACAATCCTGATCTTGGAAGAGGTGGCTCCACTGCTGTGACTGCAATTCTTATAAATGGTCGTACGCTATGGGTAGCAAACGTTGGAGATTCTAGAGCAGTGCTTTCTAGGAGGGGTCAGGCCATCCAGCTGTCAATTGATCATGAACCAAACACCGAGCGAGGTGATATTGAGAACAGAGGTGGTTTTGTCTCAAACATGCCAG GAGATGTTGCTAGAGTGAATGGGCAACTAGCTGTGTCTCGCGCTTTTGGTGACAAGAACCTGAAATCACACTTGAGCTCTGACCCTGATGTAACAAATGCTGATGTTGATGCGGATACAGATATTCTCATACTTGCAAGTGATGGTCTATGGAAG GTAATGTCTAATCAAGAGGCAGTTGACATCGTGAGGAAGGTGAAGGATCCACAGAAGGCAGCCAAGCAGTTAGCGGTCGAAGCATTGGTCAGAGAAAGTAAAGATGATATCTCGTGCATTGTTATCCGATTTAAGGGGTAA
- the LOC132064685 gene encoding uncharacterized protein LOC132064685 translates to MRFLGPQISHYCQISNQQAMTENSSSSIAPLLLRNILTSAFIFADKPFIILAEKYKLLENIRYFLISAFLFFLRLLPSLFPSLNPSNKKGEITPFYSAATVNGSAESGISRALTQVLSIVNDIPVSSRKYEVVRSLAERLINENLLEGNETLREVNCVALSSAFTRTLSQLESAMVAEEDGGARDGGDYVSKLTRGLRAIRYYGDVMWQRGRARNQMGQFGCSAEKLAAELLWLAQKMEACGCADEAVYMWASASHVACLALSAEPRLQGSLVKVSAFLFKQSREIGKDAEDEEEHLRRTNMNMLMSWLPLLCRASNGTDTPVLSISERAELERILEQIIGTLEQEEEQEKVLSLWLHHFTYCPSSDWPNLHDCYTRWCTASRKLLLH, encoded by the exons ATGCGTTTCCTTGGCCCTCAAATTTCTCATTATTGTCAAATTTCCAACCAACAAGCCATGACTGAAAATAGTTCTTCCTCCATAGCTCCTTTGCTTCTAAGAAACATATTAACATCAGCTTTTATATTCGCTGATAAACCTTTCATCATCTTAGCAGAAAAATACAAACTTCTTGAAAACATACGTTATTTCCTTATTTCagcttttctcttctttcttcgcCTTTTACCTTCTTTATTCCCTTCACTAAATCCTTCAAATAAAAAGGGTGAGATTACCCCCTTTTATTCTGCGGCCACCGTGAACGGCAGTGCAGAATCAGGGATATCAAGAGCCTTAACACAAGTATTATCAATTGTTAATGATATTCCTGTTAGttcaagaaaatatgaagtgGTTAGGTCATTAGCCGAGAGGTTAATTAATGAGAATCTTCTAGAAG GTAACGAAACTTTAAGGGAAGTGAATTGCGTGGCTTTGTCATCAGCTTTTACAAGGACGCTTAGCCAGCTGGAATCTGCCATGGTGGCAGAAGAAGATGGTGGGGCCCGTGATGGTGGGGATTATGTTAGTAAGTTGACACGTGGATTGAGGGCGATTAGGTATTATGGTGACGTTATGTGGCAGCGCGGTAGGGCGAGGAACCAGATGGGCCAATTTGGGTGCTCGGCTGAGAAGCTGGCGGCGGAGTTGCTATGGCTTGCTCAGAAGATGGAAGCTTGTGGTTGTGCTGATGAAGCTGTTTATATGTGGGCTTCGGCTTCACATGTGGCTTGCCTTGCTCTTTCTGCTGAACCGCGGCTTCAGGGATCTCTTGTTAAGGTTTCAG CGTTCTTATTCAAACAATCCAGAGAAATAGGAAAAGACGCAGAGGATGAAGAAGAACATCTCAGGCGGACAAACATGAATATGCTGATGTCATGGCTGCCATTGCTATGTCGAGCAAGCAACGGTACAGACACTCCAGTTCTGAGTATTAGCGAAAGGGCTGAGCTTGAAAGAATATTAGAGCAGATCATAGGGACATTGGAACAAGAAGAGGAGCAAGAAAAGGTGTTGTCCCTTTGGCTCCACCATTTCACCTATTGCCCGTCTTCTGACTGGCCCAACCTCCATGATTGCTACACTCGCTGGTGCACAGCTTCTCGTAAGCTGTTGCTTCACTGA